The region CGTTGGTGAATCATTGGATTTAGGCTTTAAAGCCACTGGCCGATTTCTTAATGCCCTACAGGTAGATATTAATGACAGCAGTACCTTTACCTTTACCCTTACCAGCACTGCACCCATTGTTACTACTCCCGGCGAACTAAATATGACTGTCAAGTTGTTTGGTATCATACCATTGCGTCAAGTAACAATTGACGTAGTGCCACAAACCAAAGTGGTTCCAGGTGGCCACTCGGTGGGAGTGATGGTCCATTCCCGTGGTGTAATGGTGGTGGGCATGTCCACTGTGGAAAACGCAGAGGGAAAACAATTTAACCCGGCCCAAAATGCTGGGATAAAGGTTGGTGACGTCCTCTTAAAGATTAATGGTAATGCTGTCAAAACAGAGAGCCAAGTGCGCAGCATTATAAATCAAGCCAGCAAAAGTAAGAAAGTATTAATTTTTGAGTTAGAAAGACATGGTCGAACCTATACCACTGAAGTTAACCCAGTCTATAACCATAATACCAAACAATATATGGTTGGTTTATTTATTCGGGACAGTGCTGCTGGTGTAGGTACTTTAACCTTTTATGACCCCAAAACCAAATCATATGGTGCTTTGGGACATATCATCACAGATATTGATACCGGTAAAAAGGTTGATATGTCCAATGGCCGGATTATCGGTGCCTATATTCAGGGAATTCACCCTGGGCAAAAAGGGCAACCAGGAGAAAAAGTGGGTATAATCGAAACTAATAATAGTATGTCCGGTACGATAAATAGCAATACTCCCTATGGCATTTTTGGTCAATTATCTCAGCCTATCAAAAATCCATTTTTTAATGACCCGATAGCCATTGCCTTAACAAATCAGATTGAAGAAGGTCCGGCAGAGATTTTTACAGTGCTGGAAGGAAATAAAATAGAAAGATTTAAAATAGAAATAGAAAAGGTTGCCAGACAGTCACATCCTGAGGGAAAAGGAATGATAATAAAAATTACTGATCCAAAATTGCTTAAAACAACAGGCGGAATAATACAAGGAATGAGTGGTAGTCCAATAATTCAATATAAAAATGATCAGCCTTTATTAGTGGGAGCAGTAACTCACGTTTTTATCAATGATCCTACCCGGGGCTATGGAGTACTGGCTGAGTGGATGCTGCAACAAACAAAAACTATGTCAAAAATTAACAAAAATAACATGACGAATGATGATGTTATTTCAAGGCAAACGACGAACAATGCAGCATAAATAAGCTAAATAATTTAATTTGTCAATTACGGGGTTTTTTAATGAAATTGATAATTTTTTACAGTTGAAAGAGGAGTTTATAATCCGGTTGTCGAATGTTTATGCACATAGATAAAAATTACCAACCGATGGTAAAAATAAACAAATAATGGGAGGCGGGGTTTTAATAAAATGGCGATTAAGGTGCTAGTTGCGGACGACAACCGAGATTTTTGTGAATTATTAAAGGAGTTTATCGATTCCCAAGAAGATTTAGTGTTGTCAGGTTTGGCGTACAATGGTTTGGAGGCATTAGAATTAATCGAACAACAAAAACCTGATGTAATTGTCCTTGATGTAATTATGCCACATTTAGACGGCATTGGGGTGCTGGAGAAGATTTCTTCTAATTTAACATCCATTAAACCTAAAGTTATTATGCTTACAGCCTTTGGCCAGGAAAATATAACCCAAAGGGCTGTTGAACTTGGGGCTGATTACTATATTTTAAAACCATTTGATTTCACAGTTCTGGCCACTCGCATTAGGCAATTGTTTAAGGGAGTAGCGGGTGGTGGTTCAGAATATATTTCACCAGTTAAAACCAAAAACTTGGACGTGGCAGTAACTAATATTATACATGAAATGGGTGTGCCGGCACATATTAAGGGTTATCATTATTTACGGGATGCTATTTTGATGGTGATAGATGATGTTGGTCTTTTGGGTGCCGTTACCAAGGAATTATACCCAATGATTGCTCAAAAATATAACACAACACCCAGTAGGGTAGAGCGGGCAATTCGCCATGCCATAGAATTGGCTTGGGATAGAGGCAACATTGAAATGATGACCAAGTTCTTTGGCTACACTATTAATCTTGATCGCGGTAAACCCACCAACAGCGAATTTATTGCCATGGTGGCAGACAAATTGCGGATTGAAATTAAGGCTGGTTAATGGGTTGGGTTTAATGTTTAATGCGGAATTATAAATTTTTATTACTAACACCTCTTATAAAATAAGAGGTGTTATATTTTGTATATATTTACTAATTTTGTGAAATAATATTATAAACTTATATAGGGAGGAACTTGCTTATGGACGTTGATATGAGTGTTGATGAAGTATTGGCTCAAATTAGGCAACTTCGTAATGATGGTCAGTCACTTAGTAAGAAAAAAATAAAGCAATCTCACCCAGAATTGATGAGAAGTGCTTTGTATTATTTTCCCAGTTGGGAGCATGCTATTGATAATATTAAATAGATCTCATAAACACCCATTATGGGTGTTTGTTTTTACTGATAAATATCTAAAAGTAATCCAGCAATTTTATCTACTTTAGCGATTACTTCTAGCGTGTCCTGTTGCTCGCTTAAAAAGTGATTAGTTAATTGTTCTACCTCTTGATCAATAATTTCAATCCTTAGATATAGATTACTGTAATCAACACTTCTTACCCGTTTAATTTTATGATAATTTTTTAGCACATAAGCAAGATATTCTCTAATTTGTTCCTTATATTCCATCACATTTTCAGGTGTAATCTGTTGCTTAAGTTTATTGCCTAAATCTTTAATTTTATCTAGCATTTCTTTAAGTTGCTGTTTGGTATGGTCTTTGTTAGCCATATCCATAAAATTCGAAAATGATTTTTGATTTTTGGCATCCACTCTCTTGGTATCTTTAGTCCATAGAGACTGTTTATTGATGTTAGATATTTTCATACTTACCCCGCCCTAAATTTTCCCCAATGTTTAGTTTCCTGTGCTGCCAAACCCGCCGGAACCCCTAGCGGTATGGTTTAACTCCTCACATTCCACAATCTCAATGGCTGGTAACCGATGAATGATGGCCTGGGCAATTCTATCCCCCGGTTGAAATGTTACTGCATGATTTCCAGCATTGTATAATAGAACCTTTACCTCACCGCGGTAATCGGAATCCACTACGCCCACAGCATTACTTAAAGTGATACCATGCTTTTTGGCATTACCACTGCGAGGATAGATTAGCATTGCGTAACCCGGTGGCAACTCAAAGGCCAGACCGGTGCTAGCAGCGCGATGTTCGCCTGGTTTTAGGTAAATTTCTTCAACGGTATGTAAGTCGAAACCAGCACTTCCCAGTGTGGCTTTAATTGGTACTTGTGCGTCGGGGGATAACTTTTTTACCTTTATCTTTGCCTGATATTCCATGTTAAGCTCACTCCTAAATTATCTGTTGACCCCTACATTATAATATTTTTTCTTCCCCTTGGCTAGGATTGACATAATATTACCTAGGTAGGTATAGAGCAAAAAATACACAAGCCCTAGTGTTGACTAGATAGAACTCACATGTTAACATATACCCATGGGGGTAGGGGTAGTGGTTAAAAAGTAATTAACATTGAATTAAACTATGAGATTAAGAGAAATATAGGGAGGTCAATAAAATGAGAAAGAATGATTTGCAAATCAGCAGATTTCGTAAACAGGCAATTACATGGGTAGTGCTACCTGGGGTGCTTATTGCCGGATGGCTTTACCCACCGGTGGGTTTTGCATTATTGCTTTGCATGATCGGCGCCGTTGGCTTATCTTTCTTCAGAGGCAGAGCATGGTGTGACTGGATGTGCCCCCGAGGGGCGTTCTTTGATATCTTTTTTTACCGACCCCACCAAAGCAAGCCGATACCGGCATGGCTGCGTGCTAAAAAATTGCGTTATTTCATGTTAGGGTTGATTGTAGTGGTGTTGGGTGGGCAATTATACTTTGCTTGGGGAGATCTTTATGGCATGGGTATGGCATTCACCCGGTTGCTTACAACCACAACTGTGATTGGTATAGCACTTGCTTTGTTTGCCCACCCCAGGGGCTGGTGTCATATTTGCCCAATGGGAACACTGGCCAGTATTTTTGGTAAAGGTAAGATGCCTTTATTTGTTAACGGCAGTAAATGTACCGAGTGTGGTAGGTGTTCTTCAGCTTGTCCGATGGGATTAACTCCCAATGGAGATAAGGAAAGTGGAATGCTACTTGACCCTGATTGTATCAAGTGTGGTAGTTGCACCGCAGTCTGTGCCAGAAAAGTCCCCAGTTTTGAAGAGTTAAACCAAGGGATGCTTGTAGAAAGAAAGGGTGCTTAACAATCAGATATATGCTAAAATATTGGGCAAAATCTTTTTAGTTATGGAGGTTCTTTCTATGGAATGGATTTTATTTGATTATCCCAGATGAAGTACTGTTAAAAAGGCCAAGGAGTGGCTTAATCAAAAGGGCATTAAATTCAACACCCGTCATATAGTTGACCAAAATCCTACCAAGGATGAAATTAAGGATTTACATGTTAAAAGTGGTTTAGAAATTAAAAAAATGTTTAATACCAGTGGTAAAAAATATAAAGAGTTAAGAGTTAAAGATCAATTAAAAACTGCCAGTGCAGATGAATTGTATGAGTTACTAGCATCCGATGGTATGTTGGTGAAACGGCCAATTTTAACCAACGGACAAAAGGTGTTAGTGGGCTTTAAAGAAACAGAGTGGGCGCAACTACTGGGAGTATAACGTAAAGCAGGTTTCCTTGTTTAAAGGAAACCTGCTTTTCTAATTATTAAGCGTTGTTAATACCGGCTGTCACTTCATTTTCCAGCTGATTTAATTCTTCTTCAGTTAGTTTTCGCTTTAAGAATTTTTCTAAGGCATTGATGGAGGCCACCAAGGCCACCCTTTCTACGTTTACCCGGGGTTTAGGTTCAAAGTAACTGGGTTCAGGTATTTTGGCTGATGGTAGCCCTGGACTCAATTGATCAGCCATTTGATCTAGGGAAGGGGGTTCCTTTTCATTGTATGTTAACTCAATGTTTTCATCATCTGCTATATTTCCCATGGTGGACCTGATGAATTCCTCAGCTTGTTCTTGTAGTTCTTTTTGTCTGCGTCTTTCTTCGGCCTTTTGTTTTCTTTCCAGTTGTTTAATTTTAGCCAGCTCAATATTTTCTAATACGTTGACTAATTCTTCTTTATGCCCTTCAATAAATTCTTTATCCACCTCGGGATTGTTTTCAGCTAATTCAATCAAGCCTTCTTGATTGCGGATCACTACCTGAAGGGAAGGGTAGTATTTTAATGGCAGTTTAGACCATTCTTTATTATATTCTTGTCCAGAGACGGTAAAAAGTGACTCATTCTTTTTTGCCATTGGCCTCATTCCTTTCCTGTTTTTAGTCACCAGCTAATTATACAACATTATTAATGATAATGGGTTTTTCAATTAACCTTTTGTCTGAATAAAAAGACACCTGGGCTGCGTTATTAACAATACATAAAGGGGCCGTTGCAAGTTTTGCAACAGCCCCAGCATATCAATATCTCAGGTTTGCTTAATTAACATTAAGAATTACTTATATACTGGTCTATGGCTTCTGCCACTCTTTTGGAAACCCTTACCGCTTCCACTACGGTTTTGGCCCCTGTGACCACATCTCCCGAAGCGAATACACCTTCACGGGTGGTTCTGCCGCAGTCATCAGTAATTATTAACCCCCAATTGTTAATTTCAATTCCCTTTGTGTTGGCTACGATGTTTGCCCGTGGACCTTGGCTAATGGCGATAATTACCGAATCCGCTGCAAAAACTGCTTCCGAATCAGCCACTTCCACCAGTTTGTTGTCTCCGTCATCAGTAACCATTGCTTTGGCTTCCACATATTTAACACCGTCATCAATTATTTCAATTGGTTGCTTATAAAACTCAAATTTGACGCCATCTATTTTAGCATATTTTACTTCGTAATCTCGGGCTGTGATGTCGTCAGGTCCCTTTCGGTACATAATAGTGACTTCTTCAGCACCTTGCCGCAGCGCAGTTCTCGCCACATCCATGGCCACGTTGCCAGCGCCCACAACACACACTTTTTTACCTAAATTGTAAACTTCTGGATTTTTTAAATAGTCAATGGCGAAATGGACATGCCCCAGACTTTCTCCTTTGATGCCCATGGCTTTTGGCTTCCAAACCCCGGTGCCAATAAAAATAGCCTTGTAACCATCCCGAAATAAATCATCGATGGTGATATTAGGACCAATTAAGGTATTAGGTCTAATTTTTATGCCCATGGCCAACAGCTTATCCTTTAATCTGGTGAGAATGGATTTTGGTAGCCTAAACTCAGGAATGCCGTATCTTAAAACACCACCAATTTTGTCATGGGCTTCAAAAATGGTAATGTCATATCCTTTGGTGGCCAGCATAAAGGCGATGGTAATACCGGCTGGTCCAGAACCAACGATGGCAACTTTTTTGGTTTTGTCGATCTGGTTATCCGGCTTAAATTTATCGAGAAAATAATCAGAAATATAGTTCTCTATAGAGCTTATTTGGACGTTGGTACTTTTTTTACCTAATATGCAGTGACCTTCGCATTGGGCTTCGTGTGGACAGACCAATGAACAAACAACGGATAGGGGATTATTTTTAAAGAGCATTTCCCCCGCCTGATCTATTTCACCTGCTAATAACAGCTTAATTACTTCATTAATTGGTGTGTTAACGGGGCAACCTTTTTTACACTGCGGCTTTTTACACTGCAAACATCTGCTGGCTTCTTCCAATATATGTTTTCCCATTATGTCAACTCCCTGTTGAGAATACTATGATTATCTCAACATTTTATCAGTGGGTCAAGTCAATAAATAAATAATCTACACCACTTATATTATTCCTACCGCCTCTTGAGAAAATTTCATGCAAACGCCGGTTTGTTCGGCAGCAGTGACCACTGCTTTGGCCACCGCAGGCACTACACCTTCGTTAAATACAGAAGGGATAATATTTTCTGCTGACAATTCATTTTCCTTGATTGTGCCGGCTAAGGCGTGGGCGGCTGCAATACACATTTCATTGTTAATTTTTCTGGCATGACAGTCTAAAGCCCCACGAAAAATACCCGGAAATGCCAACGCGTTATTAATTTGATTGGGGAAATCGGATCTGCCGGTTGCTATCACTGCACAAATGTCTTGGATTTCTTCAGGTTTAACTTCAGGCTCAGGGTTTGCTAGGGCAAACACAATGGGCTTTTCGGCCATGTTAGCAACATCTTGTTTGGTTAATAAACCCGGAGCCGAAACACCGATAAAAACATCCGCATCTTTGATTACTTCAGTTAAATTACCTTGCAATCCATGGTGATTGGTGTTTTCGGCAATCCAAACTTTGATGGAGGACAAATTGGGACGGCTTTTAGTAATGGCACCATTTCGATCACATACAATGATGTTTTTAACACCGGCGCCAATGAGTATCTTGGTAATGGCTACCCCAGCAGCACCAGCGCCACTTAATACAACTTTAATATTTGTCAACCCTTTGCCCACAACCTTCAAAGCATTGATCAAACCTGCCAGAGTTACTACCGCTGTGCCATGTTGGTCATCGTGAAATACCGGGATGTCCAGCATTTTAGATAACTTGTCTTCTATTTCAAAACATTTAGGGGCGGCAATATCTTCGAGATTGATACCGCCAAAGACCGGGGCACAGGCTGCTGCCACTGCAATAATCTGTTCGGTGTCATGTACATTTACGCAAAGGGGAATTGCATCCACATTGGCAAATTGTTTAAATAGTGCTGCCTTACCCTCCATTACCGGTAAAGCTGCCTCTGGCCCCAGGTTGCCTAATCCTAATATGGCTGATCCGTCAGTAACAATAGCCACGGTATTACCCTTCATAGTCAAATTGTATGCTCGGTATGGATCGTTAGCTATAGCTTGAGACACTTTGGCCACGCCGGGAGTATAAACAATGGACAGGTCTTCCCAGTTGTTGATGACACGTTTAGAATTTACTTCAATTTTTCCGCCCAAGTGACTGTTAAAAACCCGATCTATAATACTTACCACTTCTACATCGGGCATGTTTTTCAAAATATGTACCAGTTCATCTAATTTACCTTGGTCGTAAAGCCTTACCATTAATTGTCTAGTAGTGTGAGTGGGGGAGGCCGAAACTAAGTCTATCGCTCCCAGGCTACCACCCTCATCGCTAATTATTGTCAGTATTTGGGCTAACTTACCAGGGCGGTTCGGTAGTTTAATAGTAATTAATATATTAGTAGACATATAACTGCACCTCTCTTAGTGTAGTTTGAATACTTAATATTTATATTAAACATTGTATATTGTATACAATTAAATATTAAAATTTTTAACTTAATATGTCAACAAAAAAAGGAACTGTTGCAAAACTTTGCAACAGCCCCTTTATGAATTGTTAATAACGAAACCTAGGTGTCTTTTACCTTTGCTTTTTAGATAAAAGGTCAATTAAAAAACCAGCACCTGCTGCCGGAGACAGCCGGATGAGCTTAGTTCGGTCTGCGCAACTATCCTCAAAGTGAGCAGTGCAGCAGGCGCTGGGTTTAGTTTCTTTTTACTAACCTATTTTATTTAAAATATCTCGGGCAGCTAATACGCCAGAAACTGAAGCTTGCATTAGGCCTCTGGTTATGCCTGCACCATCACCGATGGCGTATAAACCGTTAATGGCGGTTTCCAGTTGTGGACTTACCGACACTCTGGAGGAATAAAATTTCACTTCTACACCGTAAAGCAATGTGTTTTTGCCATACATTCCGGGGCAGATGTTATCCAATGCCTTTAAGGTTTCCATGATTGGCACCAGATGCCTGTGGGGCAGTACATATGAGAGATCCCCTGGTACCGCGTCTTTAAGGGTGGGTTTCAGTGCCAGCTTTTTCATGCGATCAACATCAGTTCTGCGTCCCATTTTCAAATCTTCCAGTCGTTGTACCATAATGCTGCCGCCAGTGAGCATGTTACCTAACTGGGCAATGTACTTCCCGTATCTAATGGGGTCATCAAAGGGATCGGTAAATCTAGATGACACCAGCAATGCAAAGTTAGTGTTTTCAGATTTGACGGAACTATAGCAATGGCCGTTAACTACTGCCAGGCCTTCATCATAGTTTTCTTGGGCTACAAAACCGCCGGGGTTCATGCAAAAAGTTCTGACCTTGTTTTCAAAGGTATCACTATAATAAAGAAACTTAAATTCATATAGGCGATCAGTAATTTTATCGGTTACACAGCGTGGAACTTCAACCCGCACACCAATGTCCACCTGATTGCTGGTGGTTTGAATGCCCAATTGTTTGCATTCATTATGAAACCAATCGGCACCATTTCTACCAACGCTGACCACAACATAATCAGCGTAGAATTTTTCATTATTGGTTTCGACACCGATTACTTGCATGGTGTTTTTATCGTGAAGCACATGCTGAACTATGGTCATGTCGCGAATATCGACATTTGGATAGGCCTTAATGGTTTGGTACATCTCATCCATTATGCGGGCACTATCTTCAGTACCTAAGTGCCGCACCGGGCACCTAACCAAGTTTAAGCCATAACATTTGGCTTTATAGCTCACTTGGTCGGCAAATTCGCTGTCGTAATATATCTTTTCATTACCGCCATAACCTAAATATATACTGTCAACGTAATTGATTAATTCACTTACCTTTTCTTCGCCCCAAAATTCACTCAGAACCTCTCCGCCTACTTCTGGAGATAAACTAAGTTTGCCGTCACTAAATGCACCGGCACCACCCCAACCAGAAGTGATGGAACAGGGAGTACAATTGGTACAATTAAAGGTTTTGCGTTTTGGGCATTTCCGGTTCTTAATAATTCTTCCTTTTTCTAGTATTAATAGCTTAGTGTCTGGTTTTTCTTTTAATAATTCCAAGGCTGTAAAAATTCCTGCTGGCCCAGCTCCAATGACAATGACATCGTATTTGCTCATCGGTTTTCACCTCATATAGTACATATTTTAACCAATAGATTATACCACGTTAAAGATTAAAAAGAAATATTAATCCATGTTAAACTTTTTAAAATACTTCTGGTATGATAAAAAAGGTATCTATATTTAAATACAGAATTAATTTTATAAAAAAATATTATAGAATGGGTGAGTCTCTAAGTAACAATGGATGATAAACGTTATAATAAATCATTTGCTATAGATACCGTTGCGATGATTTGCTTGTTAATGATATTTATATTGAGCATGTTTGCCTACAATAATTACCTATTGTTTCATACGTTAGTTGAGGGCTTTTGTATCATTGTGGCTTCTTTAATGTATGTAATGGCAACTAAAACCTATAGACACTCCAATAATGATTTTCTATTATTTTTAGGAACAGCTTACTTATTTATTGCCTATTGGGATTTTCTTCATTTAATTACCTATGAAGGTATTGACATCATTATAATAGAAGGTGCTGATATACCTACGCAGTTATGGGTGATAGCTAGGTATTTAGAGGCCTGTACACTGTTTATTGCACCATTCTTTATAGAAAAGTCTGTTAAATATAGAAATATTTTTTTGGTCTACGCCAGTATAACTGTTGTTTTTACAGCCATGGTTTTTCATACGGACATTTTTCCTGTTTGTTATATTGACGGTGATGGCCTGACATACTTTAAAATTGTTAGTGAGTATGTGATTTGTATACTGACCCTTGGTGGGGCGCTCTTATTGTTTCGGAAAAGGAACAGTTTAAATAGAATCACCTATATCTTTTTGGAATCGGCAATGGTAATTTTTATTTTGTCTGAATTATGCTTTACTCTATATGTAGATGTTTATGGAATATTTAATTTTATTGGACATGTGTTGAAGTTAGCGGCTTATTATTTGATTTATCAAGGTATTATTCGGCTAGGTCTGGAAGCTCCTTATGATACCATATTTAATAAATTAAATAGTACCATGAATGAGTTATATGAAATTAATGAAAAGTTGGCACAGCAACAGAAAAAGTTGGAGCAGGCAAATCAACAGTTAAGGAAGAACGATCGGTTAAGAAACGAAATGTTAAATAACATCAACCATGAGTTAAAGTCGCCACTGGCGGCAATTGTTGCCTTTACCGAGTTACTGGCTGATGAAAAAACTGGACCGCTAAATGACATGCAGCGGGACTATTTGTCCGAAATAGCCGATAGTAGTAAAGAGTTAAATAACCGAGTAAATGAAATTATGCGTATTTCCAAGGTTAAGGCAGGGAAGGTCGTCCTACATATGGAGCCTTTAGATATTAACGAGCTTGTCACCAGCATGGTGCGGAGAATAAAACCACAATTTGATAAAAAAGGAATTACCATTGCAGTAAAATCAGAGACCGAGCTGAGTTGCGTCATGGGTGATAAAGAGAAAACTGGTCAGATTATTACCAATTTACTTTCCAATGCCCTTAAATTTACACCTGCCGGCGGTGCTGTTAACGTGCAAATAAATGAAGATGCAGTTTTCAAAATGATGGGTATAACCATAGAGGATAACGGCATCGGAATTGCTTCTGAACATCACCAAGCGGTATTTCAATTGTTTTTTCAAGTGGATGGTACCGATGCAAAGGAATATGATGGTAGCGGAATTGGATTAGCTCTGGTTAAAAGTTTGGTGGAGTTACAGGGGGGAACAGTATATTTAGAAAGCACGCTTGGTAAAGGCAGCAAATTTTCCTTTACGTTACCCCTTTACCAGCCGGAGATAGGTACGCTGCAGCGGAAGCAAATAATGTAGAGAGGTGGATATTATGGTGCAAAAAATATTAGTGGTGGATGATGACCCCAAAATACTAAAAATACTTAAACATACCCTGGCCAGAGAGGGGTTTGAAGTAATTTGTGCCTCCGGAGGTATCGAGGCAATAGAAATTATTCAAGGCAGTTGTCCCAACCTAGTGGTGTTAGATATTATGATGCCTGGTTTAGATGGTTTTGAGACGCTAAAAGAAATCAAAAAAATTAGCGATGTACCAATAATTATTTTGTCTGCCCGGGATGACGAAATAGATAAAGTTGTGGGTTTTCGGATGGGAGTGGATGATTATCAAACAAAGCCCTTTAGCCCAGTGGAGTTAGCATTAAGGGTTAAGGCGGTGTTAAAACGCAGTGAAACCTTCAGTTCACCCAATAGGGAAATAATAAAATACAATGGACTAAATATTAATTATGAACGCAGAGAAGTGATTAAAAGGGGTAGGGAGACCAGCCTAACCCCAAAGGAATTTGAGTTGTTGTGGCTATTGGCCTCTAATCCCAATAAAGTATTCACTAAGGCCCAATTGCTTAATCGGGTTTGGGGCATTACATATGAAGGTGACGACAACACAGTAAATGTTCATATTCGACGCTTGCGGGAAAAGATAGAAGATAATGCCGCTGTGCCCAAATACATTAAAACCGTTTGGGGTATCGGGTATAAATTTGATGTTAATGAAGAAAATCAATTCTAAACGTAAGTTGTAACAAAGGGAGATTGTACCATGCAAAATAACAAAAGAAAAGATCAAAAACCATCGTGGCAGGTATGGTGGCGACTTTTAAGGCCCCACACCCTGACCGCTTCTTTCATACCGGTTTCGATTGGCACTGCTTTAGCAATCCAGTACGCCAAAATTGACCTGTTACTTTTTGGAGCTATGTTGTTGGCCTGTATTTTAATTCAAGCAGCAACCAATATGTTCAACGAGTATTATGACTATGTAAGGGGATTAGATACAGCTGAATCAGTGGGAATTGGCGGTACCATTGTAAGGGATGGCGTGCATCCCAAAGTAGTTTTGCGTTTAGCCATGGCGTTTTTGGTTTTAGCTACATTATTTGGGGGATATATCTGTTATCAAAGTAGTTGGTGGATAGCTTTAATCGGATTAGTTTCTATGGC is a window of Peptococcaceae bacterium 1198_IL3148 DNA encoding:
- the spoIVB gene encoding SpoIVB peptidase translates to MNRDKIKFTAFITIILLTMVCFNTQVMHLGTLPLTQKITVGESLDLGFKATGRFLNALQVDINDSSTFTFTLTSTAPIVTTPGELNMTVKLFGIIPLRQVTIDVVPQTKVVPGGHSVGVMVHSRGVMVVGMSTVENAEGKQFNPAQNAGIKVGDVLLKINGNAVKTESQVRSIINQASKSKKVLIFELERHGRTYTTEVNPVYNHNTKQYMVGLFIRDSAAGVGTLTFYDPKTKSYGALGHIITDIDTGKKVDMSNGRIIGAYIQGIHPGQKGQPGEKVGIIETNNSMSGTINSNTPYGIFGQLSQPIKNPFFNDPIAIALTNQIEEGPAEIFTVLEGNKIERFKIEIEKVARQSHPEGKGMIIKITDPKLLKTTGGIIQGMSGSPIIQYKNDQPLLVGAVTHVFINDPTRGYGVLAEWMLQQTKTMSKINKNNMTNDDVISRQTTNNAA
- the spo0A gene encoding sporulation transcription factor Spo0A, whose amino-acid sequence is MAIKVLVADDNRDFCELLKEFIDSQEDLVLSGLAYNGLEALELIEQQKPDVIVLDVIMPHLDGIGVLEKISSNLTSIKPKVIMLTAFGQENITQRAVELGADYYILKPFDFTVLATRIRQLFKGVAGGGSEYISPVKTKNLDVAVTNIIHEMGVPAHIKGYHYLRDAILMVIDDVGLLGAVTKELYPMIAQKYNTTPSRVERAIRHAIELAWDRGNIEMMTKFFGYTINLDRGKPTNSEFIAMVADKLRIEIKAG
- a CDS encoding YaaR family protein, with the protein product MKISNINKQSLWTKDTKRVDAKNQKSFSNFMDMANKDHTKQQLKEMLDKIKDLGNKLKQQITPENVMEYKEQIREYLAYVLKNYHKIKRVRSVDYSNLYLRIEIIDQEVEQLTNHFLSEQQDTLEVIAKVDKIAGLLLDIYQ
- the dut gene encoding dUTP diphosphatase gives rise to the protein MEYQAKIKVKKLSPDAQVPIKATLGSAGFDLHTVEEIYLKPGEHRAASTGLAFELPPGYAMLIYPRSGNAKKHGITLSNAVGVVDSDYRGEVKVLLYNAGNHAVTFQPGDRIAQAIIHRLPAIEIVECEELNHTARGSGGFGSTGN
- a CDS encoding 4Fe-4S binding protein, encoding MRKNDLQISRFRKQAITWVVLPGVLIAGWLYPPVGFALLLCMIGAVGLSFFRGRAWCDWMCPRGAFFDIFFYRPHQSKPIPAWLRAKKLRYFMLGLIVVVLGGQLYFAWGDLYGMGMAFTRLLTTTTVIGIALALFAHPRGWCHICPMGTLASIFGKGKMPLFVNGSKCTECGRCSSACPMGLTPNGDKESGMLLDPDCIKCGSCTAVCARKVPSFEELNQGMLVERKGA
- a CDS encoding arsenate reductase family protein; translated protein: MEWILFDYPRUSTVKKAKEWLNQKGIKFNTRHIVDQNPTKDEIKDLHVKSGLEIKKMFNTSGKKYKELRVKDQLKTASADELYELLASDGMLVKRPILTNGQKVLVGFKETEWAQLLGV
- a CDS encoding NAD(P)-dependent oxidoreductase, which gives rise to MGKHILEEASRCLQCKKPQCKKGCPVNTPINEVIKLLLAGEIDQAGEMLFKNNPLSVVCSLVCPHEAQCEGHCILGKKSTNVQISSIENYISDYFLDKFKPDNQIDKTKKVAIVGSGPAGITIAFMLATKGYDITIFEAHDKIGGVLRYGIPEFRLPKSILTRLKDKLLAMGIKIRPNTLIGPNITIDDLFRDGYKAIFIGTGVWKPKAMGIKGESLGHVHFAIDYLKNPEVYNLGKKVCVVGAGNVAMDVARTALRQGAEEVTIMYRKGPDDITARDYEVKYAKIDGVKFEFYKQPIEIIDDGVKYVEAKAMVTDDGDNKLVEVADSEAVFAADSVIIAISQGPRANIVANTKGIEINNWGLIITDDCGRTTREGVFASGDVVTGAKTVVEAVRVSKRVAEAIDQYISNS
- a CDS encoding NAD-dependent malic enzyme: MSTNILITIKLPNRPGKLAQILTIISDEGGSLGAIDLVSASPTHTTRQLMVRLYDQGKLDELVHILKNMPDVEVVSIIDRVFNSHLGGKIEVNSKRVINNWEDLSIVYTPGVAKVSQAIANDPYRAYNLTMKGNTVAIVTDGSAILGLGNLGPEAALPVMEGKAALFKQFANVDAIPLCVNVHDTEQIIAVAAACAPVFGGINLEDIAAPKCFEIEDKLSKMLDIPVFHDDQHGTAVVTLAGLINALKVVGKGLTNIKVVLSGAGAAGVAITKILIGAGVKNIIVCDRNGAITKSRPNLSSIKVWIAENTNHHGLQGNLTEVIKDADVFIGVSAPGLLTKQDVANMAEKPIVFALANPEPEVKPEEIQDICAVIATGRSDFPNQINNALAFPGIFRGALDCHARKINNEMCIAAAHALAGTIKENELSAENIIPSVFNEGVVPAVAKAVVTAAEQTGVCMKFSQEAVGII